The window GAAATGGTCGCCCGCCGCCGCGCCAGCCTCTCCCAGCAGCTCCGCCGCCTGTTTGACCAAGTTGGTTCCTTCTACCCGCTTCGCGAGAACTTCCGCTTGACGCCGGAGGTGAAGGAGAAGTTCACTGCTAAGTGCGGCCAGGATCCGGGTGAGCTGGCCGGACGGCGCGTGGCTCGCGTCGTCCGCACCGACGGCCTGAAGCTGGTGTTCGACGACGGCGCTTGGGTCTGCTACCGGCTCTCCGGTACCGAACCGGTGGTGCGCGTGTATTCCGAGGCGCGCTCGCCGGAGGATCTGGAAAAGCTGAGCGCTGCCGCCAAGCAGTGGATTTTCGCGTAGAACGGGCACATGAAACGAATGCACCGCATCACCGACAGGCTCTATGCCTCGCGCCGCAAGCTGGCCACGGCCGGCATCGCCGTGCTCGCCGGCCTGATGGCCGCGCACGTGGTCTTCGGCGCCAACGGCATGGTGGTCTATTACGGCAAGCGGGCCGAATACCAGCGGCTCGAAAAGGAAGTACAGCAATTGCAGGTCGAGAACGAGCGCATCACGCAGCAGATCAAGGCGCTCAAGACCGATCCGGCTACGATCGAGCGCGAAGCGCGCGAGCAGCTTCGCTA of the Terriglobales bacterium genome contains:
- a CDS encoding septum formation initiator family protein translates to MKRMHRITDRLYASRRKLATAGIAVLAGLMAAHVVFGANGMVVYYGKRAEYQRLEKEVQQLQVENERITQQIKALKTDPATIEREAREQLRYARPGEVVYVVPADEQQPAAPATAQRH